Genomic DNA from Sphaerodactylus townsendi isolate TG3544 linkage group LG14, MPM_Stown_v2.3, whole genome shotgun sequence:
gcgtagcaccaatggggctgggcggtgcacgacgggggcgtggctgggaatttggggggcagggcattccggggcggggctgtggcaaggacgcagccgctgctccggtccttgggcgggaaacaaatgcacgcaggcgcaggctgccacgcacaccggtgcacctcctgctagactgcttcaagttctgcgtgctacttctgagaggaggggcgtaagggCTTGAGATAGTGATGCACCCAAGCATGGCCCATTTTGCCCTCCTTTGGGGCATTTACCTTGGTGGAGGGGAGACACGCCAGCTTTGTAATGGTTCCGTTCCATTCCTGCATGGGATTGTCAGCTGGAGCCCTTCCCACACCTATGTTTTGCATGCTTGCTTTTCAAATGTCTTGGACACAAATGCATAATCACCATCACACACAGATGTCCACAAATGTTGCCTTGGCACACATTTTTTGGCTTGGCAAATCAACCCACTCCCTACCTCCAATTCTTCCAGAATACATGGAAGGCTCAGGAGATAGGTAGAGTTATTTTCCTTTGCATGGGCTTTGCATGGAAACATGAGACACAGGAGTCTCTGCAAAACGTTCTGAGGTGCTTCTGTTGTGGCTACTTCTCAGTTTGTTGAGAACTCCATGGATTAGACCTGTGAAAGGCTGCTTTGCCacctgccgctgtcgcgccccctcagcgtgcggcatccctggcacttttgtaaatggcgccttttgatgaccccgcacagagcgcggtgtcgtggggacgcctgggcgtgcggcataggggggatcgtggtgagtggggaaacgcccctagaTATATGAAGACATTGGAAACCTCAATACCAGATTACTCCATTGGGTTCTACATCAGGTATCAGCAGAAGTTACTCAGGAGTGACCAATTCGTCGAGTAACTCTCAGCCCATCCTCCGGTTTtctttaaaacactttttaaaccTTATCTTCAAAGCTACTGTTTTAAACCTTATCTTAAAAGCTACTGTTTTTGTTCATGGGAAGAAGGACAGCAGACCAAGAGAATGGAGACTTTAGAAGGAAGAAGGATGAACCACGTCGAGTGGTGGTATCCTCAGAGAAAAACCTTTTATGGCTATAAAGTGCAGGAGATCTGTGGCCTAAAAGTGAGGGAGGAGGCCTAACAAGGAAAGAAATTGGAGGGTGGGGACAGCATGAGAAACGAAGAGGAGGAGCAAGGTTGGGTTTCACAAGCTGATTTGAAATGGCGCAGCTATTTAGCAACCATTCAAGAAGCATTATACATAAAAAAGTGGGTTCAAAATAAGCAAACACCTGAATAGCAAACAGTATTATATTGTACTACAGATAAATATTTGCATAGAATATAGGATAATTAAGAACAAGAACTAATCACTTACTTGTTCACTTGGCTTTCGGCCCTCCACCTCTTCAGGAGTCTCTTGAGAGACAGAAGAAATTCTGTGATTTCCAGAACAATTTGGGTCCCCCATAGAATACACAGGAATGAGAGGCCTGAGGAATCTGAACTCGCTGCTTAAGGATCCACCCGTTAGGCAAACATCATAGTGGTAAGCCCGGGAAAGTGACCCACTCTGAGAATCGACACCAGTTTCTGGGATCTCAGGTAAGACAGGTGGGAACTGAGGAAGGGCAGTGATAAAACTAGACTCCTTCTTGTGCATCTTGATGACCACAAACACAATGATGCAGATGAGGAACACGAAGGACACGGCAGCCAAGCAGATCACCAGATGCATCGTCAAGGAGCCGTCTTCTTCGCTTGCTTCGGGACTGACACTGGCAATATTCAGATAAGGATCTGAGAAGCCATCCACCGGAAGTACATTCAGGGTTGCAGTGCTGGTCTGGGGAGGGTGCCCGTTGTCTCTGACCAGGATAATGAGTCTCTGCTTGTTGGTATCTCGCTCCGTGAGTGGTCTCCTGGTTTTCACTTCTCCGTTCTGGGCTCCAATGCTGAAAAGGCTGGGGTCTGTGGCCTTCAGCAACTCGTAGGACAGCCAAGAGTTCTGGCCCGAATCCCCATCCACAGCCACCACCTTGGACACCAGGTAACCAGCCTCCACTGACTTGGGGATCAGGTCGTTGCAGGGGGAGGAGCTGTTCTGAAGTGGGTAGAGGAAGAAGGGAGCGTTATCGTTTTCATCCAGGACAACAACTCGAACAACAACCTCCGAGCTCAGTGGAGGAGAACCCCCGTCTGAAGCCCTCACGGTCACTTGGAACTCCTTGATCTGCTCGTAATCCAGAGATCGCAGGACGTACAGATTCCCCGTCTCAGAGTTGATGGAAACGAAGGAGGCCACAGGAGCACCGCTGGCATTTCCAGGCACAAGAGAGTAGGTCACCTGGGCATTCTGCTCCTCGTCCAGGTCAACAGCCTGGACCGAACCCATCAGCAGGCCTGGAATGTTGTTTTCCCACAACTGCATCTCATACTTCACCTTCTCAAACACTGGAGGGTTGTCGTTGATGTCGGAGATCTTGACACTAATCGTTCTAATGGAAGTGAGCCTGGGAGAGCCCCTATCAGTGGCTGTGATGGTGATGTTATACTCAGGAACCTTCTCTCTGTCCAAAGGACTTTGGGTCACAATCTGGTAATTGTTACTCCCACTATCTTTTAACACAAACGGGAGGTTTGTTTCCATAGAACATGAAGTTCTACTGTTATCCCCAGAGTCTTGGTCTGTGACACTGAAAAGCGCCACCACAGTGTCCAGGGGAGAATCTTCTTGTACAGTGCTGGAGATGGATATGACCGATATCTCAGGGGCGTTGTCATTCTCATCCTCGATTTCCACCATGACTTTGCAGTGTCCAGAAAGACCTCCTCCATCTGTTGCCTTGATGTTCATGTAATAGCTGGTTTCTTTTTCATAGTCAATTGGACCCAAAACAGTGATTTCTCCAGTGTTTTCATCCAGGTAGAACAAGTTGCTTATTTTCTCAAGCACTCGGCGGAATGAGTAAGATATCAGTGCATTTGTACCAAAATCCAAATCTTTGGCTTCCACTTTAGACACCAGAGTACCACGAGGACTGTTTTCCTTTAGCTTCACTTTATATTCAGATTGTGTAAACTGAGGGAAGTTGTCATTGCTATCCAGGACATTGACTTTGATTATAACTGTCCCTGTCCTCTGTGGCATCCCTCCATCAACAGCTGTGAGAGTCAGCCCAAACTGAGATTCCTTCTCCCTGTCTAGTGGTTTCACCAGAACAAGGTCCACAGATTTGCTCCCAAATTCATCACTTTGTACATCCAATCTGAAATTCTCATTGGGACTCAGTGTGTAGTTCTGGACACTGTTTCCCCCTAAGTCCATGTCTTGGGCAGTTTCCAAGGGGAAGCGGGTATTTATAGGGACAATCTCAGGAATTTGTAGATTAAATTCAGCTTTAGAAAACTTTGGAGCGTTATCATTCACATCCTCTATCTTTATTTCCATACTGATGATCTCTAAAGGTTTCTCCAGGGCAATTTTAGAAAGAAGCAAGCAAGGTTCAGTCTGGTCACACAAAGCTTCTCTGTCTATTCTTTCATTTACAAACAGATTCCCAGAATGAGTGTCCAGCTGGAAATAGTGCTTACTGCTTTTGGAAACCAGCTGGGCTTTGCGAGCAGAGAGCTCCCCTGGCCCCAGTTTCAAATCCTCCAGCACATTTGTCACCAGAGACCCACTTTTCTTCTCTTCAGGCAAAGAATAACGAACGGAGACACCCACCACTCCAGACAGAGAGAGCAAGAACAAAAGATACAGACCTTTTCTGATCCTGAAGCTGTTCTCCATGGTGCCAGGCTCTCCCAGGTCTGATGAATTCCCTGGCTAAAATGCAGATCTTCTGAGGTCCATTCAGTGAATATCTGCACTGCTAACGAACTGGGTTTTGTTCTGTAGACTTGTTAAATCCTGTGGAAGTCCCCTCTCTATTTCTGATAAAAATGACCCATCACTGCAGTTGTTGTAGCTCTCTGCACTCCCAGCTCCCAGTGTTTCTCTTTTCGGGATATAATTCCAACTAGTGTGTTTGCCAATGCTGCCATCATGTGGCTGAGTAAGGAAATATAGTTAACTTTATATTTAGATCATAAAAAGAGCAAgcttaatgcaaaaaaaaaatatttaacatcAGATGCCTAGATTTACCCGGCTCATTTATTCAGGATGCATCATTTACTGCTACAAAATGCCTACCAAATGGTGAGATATTTTATGGAAATGTGGCCACAAAAATGAACTACAGCCATAAATGTACTTGTCTGTGGCCAAAGTAATTCCTGACCTTTAATTTCCAGATTTATCTACCGTGGTCTTTGTCCTTTGGTTGCATGGCTTGCAAATGGTACCAAGATCAGTATGGGGATTGTTACAGTAACTTTTAGGTCCTTTAAGGAAAACATTTCCTAGAGATGCTCATTTACTTtcctctagatcacaggtgtcaaacacactgccctccagatgttatggactacagttcccatcatcccctgccagcatcatgcttgcaggggatgatgagaactgtagtccatatcatctggagggcagcgagtttgacacctatgatctagatcTTATTTATACAGTCCCTCTGTCACACAATGGCAAACGATATGGAATAAAGTGTTGTGGTGGTCAGTAGAACCAGATAAAATCAAGCAGGCCTTTAAAACACAACTCTGCAGTGTTTCAACTTCATAAAGAGGACAGTAACCCTACACAGGGACTAAGAGCTGAGACCAAAAACTGCAGGAACCCAGTAGGCTCAAAAATACTGGCTTTGAATCACCTCTCCCCTAGCATACCTGGTACCCCTCCACCCAAAGACAATGCAGTCCTTCATCTACTAAGGGGACAAAAACTGTCCCGGCCCAAAAACtatctggctgtccttgaccaggatAAGAACAAGCCTAACCCAAATTGGCACACTAATCTGGATTTACATGGTAAACAACAATGGTAATAAATGATTCAAGACTTAACTTGTATAAAGTTGTTATTTCAATACTTTTTCATACGTGTAATCCACAATCAAATAATCATCCTAACACTAATCCTAATCTAATTCCAATTTTATGaaatacataaagtgcaatacaattaaatataaagTGCGAGTGTCAATAGAACAATATCAGTATACAGATTTCATCTTGTGGTTATATATATGCCATCAGGCATTCAAATCACTTTCAGGAATTTTAGGTAGTCATTGCAGGGGTTTCTTTACAGATATTATTATCCCATTAATTACCAATATATTCAAAAGTCAATGTAAGACTTCAAGAGCAATGATTTCCaaagatatatatattttcaattcCATGTGATTCCAATAAGGAACTTCACAAAGGAGCTTGTATTTCCCGTTTCATTGGTCCATTAGTCCATACTAAGATGGTACATAAAacatgagaatcctgtatagaatcgcaccacgcgtctgaatgcgttttcgaaggtatcttcctcagtataccgattctcaattgCTAGttttcatcctggggttaacatATTTACTGAATGTCATCCTTCCCCTAAAGAACatgtccttgaccagggccagagcctttttgacgttttaaaaagttttaaggcAATTGGAGCAAATAAGAATTGCTCACCATGCTCTCATGGTCTACCTTTCTCTCAGAGGATTATGGCTCAATATTTTACAAACTTAACCATCCTCTCGGCATCAAGCCAGATTAAACATCTTCCCATCTGCAGTGGTTATTGTCAGATATTTTAATATTCCTTCTACAGAAAAAATTTTTCTTTCTGAAGAAAGATTTTAACAATTTAAAGGACCTGAAACTATTGTACCCAACCTATTTCACAGTCTATTTCATTCTCAGGTCCATTccgcaaaggaaaaaaatagtgcCCCTGTAACAGTTAAAATAGTGCCCCTGTAACAGTTAAAACGCTGCTCaaggggcgctgtttgcacggcTGCTACCTCTGCATGAAGGTGGCGCTGTGCTTTTCCACCCCTCCGtcaaccaccaccccccacacacaaacacacccatggggggggggaaatgctgttttcctgcctcgcccaatgagcgaggcttttgggaaagGTGAAACAGGGGTCATGCTGTATGGGACAAAACATCGCCTAGGTGTTTTGGTTGGACAAGGTCCATGTGAGAAACATACCCACTATGTCACCCTCTTTCATCACAGCCTTCGCCAACGTGAAGAAAAGTGGAACAATGTAGGAGAAACTGCAATAGCAGCCATAGAAATTGATACACCAAAAAAAAAGCTAACCACTTTCTCTCAAATGTTTACAGCTCATTTCAATTGGACTGATTTTAGCTATCTTTTCAAGAATCATGAAGACATGCTGAAGAAATGTATTACCTGAGAACCAAACTTACAAGGAATCAGAATACAAAGACATAGAGCAgctattcccaaccagggttctgtggtaccctggcaTGCCGTGAGCATGATCCAGGGGTAcggcggcaacactactgccccccctcatttttgtgatgtctcccaccggcaccagcaaggacatggagctcgcccaggaggcagggcctgccacaaggtcagcagccagcccccccgccccgccgccgcacttcccttcaccctgggaaagGTGAAAGGTGgcggcaagcaggggcactgggaggggaaggtgggggggaagttaggggtaccatgagatatgaggtcaagggtaccctgatctcaaaaaggttgggacaCACTGACATAGAGAAACAAAGGGACCAGAGAAGTTGAAGCCCATGTTGAGCTTCCCTCCAGTTTATGATGAATTTATTTAATGAGATAAGTGAAACACAGATCATCAGGTGCATCTAACAATGTCAATGGGATGTCAATTGTATTCTTACCTGGCTCATGAGTTGCTCTTCTGCTGCATGACCAGAAACTTCTTGGGaaccagctgaaatattttgattttGAGCCGGCTCCACAGAGAAGACAGGAAAAAGGGGTCTCAGAAACCTGAACTCACTGTTCAGGGACCCACCAGCTAAGCACACCTCATAATTGTAAGCCCGGGAAAGGGATCCAGAATCAATATCTCCACGGTTCTCAGGGAAATTTGGTCCCACTGGGAAATTGAGGGCAGAGCTCGCTATGAACTTCCTCCTTTTCTGAATCTTGATGGCAACAAACCCCACCATGGACACCAGAAAGATGACTGAGATGACAGCCAAGCATATGACCAGATACATAGTCAGGTTCCGATCTNNNNNNNNNNNNNNNNNNNNNNNNNNNNNNNNNNNNNNNNNNNNNNNNNNNNNNNNNNNNNNNNNNNNNNNNNNNNNNNNNNNNNNaaacagtgtgttcccggcggtgccgttcgcaccgcgctgccgggaatgcgctgttttccaaaaacctccctccaagagggaggtttttggaggcggcctgacgccgccctgggggtgggggaggggagccaggtcagcgctgctgcgttttagcagcaccgcgtgtgcgaacagctccctggggacggcgtttttgccatcccgagggcgccataaatggcccatgcggaaagggccttggtttcaAGGCAGACGACAAGTGTGACAGAAAGAATTAGAACATTGAATTGAGTTTGGAGAGTGAACAGTCCTCtataaaatgcaaatgaaatatGGATATCTTTAAAGCCAATACTTGTGAACCCTGATGTAACAATATAGGAGGCCTTACAAAATGCAGGACTGTTATCCTCACGTTTTTCTGCAGGAATATTTAACGAATATTTAACGAAtatttgatcctctttgatctgagattgcaaatgccttaacagtccaggtgctcgggagcaacagccacagaaggccattgctttcacatcctacatgtgaactcccaaaggcacctggtgggccactgcgagtagcagagagctggactagatggactctggtctgatccagctggcttgttcttaagttcttatgttcttatgaatgtttatttattataaaCAGTTGTATCTCACCCTGCTGTTATACTATAGatgtgcagcagtggtgggattcagccagttcgcaccactttggtagaaccggttgttgaaatggtgcttgtaaacaaccagttgttaaattatttgaatcccaccaccggatctggttgttaaatcatttgaatcccaccactgatgtgcaGACTGTGTTACAAAATGAGATTTCAAAACAAGATCAATCCAGAATAATGTATGAATTGAACAGTCCAGCTAGAAGGTCTCAGCAGTTCAGAATAAAAGCAATCACTCTTTGAAGCAACATCAGCATCCGTTCTCTTCAGCAGCCCTAGTTGTGCAGGTTGAAAACTTCTTTCAAGCTGTAGACCACCTCAAAGAAGGCCATTGCGATGTTCCCCGACTCTCTCAGAGTATCCATCACCTTCCATACCTCCTCTCTCAGCTTCAGGATTACAAAAAGGTCAGGCGTGGATACAGTAACAGCTGATTTACAAATGCCACATCAGACCATCAGACACCAATACCTTTCTTATCTCTTTTAAAATCTGCAGAGAGCCATGGGCATTTCGCCTCCCAGGccctctctggccctttccgcacacgtgcAGAAATGAActtccaccggcataaattatgccagtggaggctcggggattGTTCGCACCGTAGGGTGCGAGCAGCCCTCATTTCTCCGAGTTGAAAGTTAAAGAGGCTTTGCCCGCCGCGTGGAGTCAGCTCTCCTCTTTGTTCTTTCACTCAATTCTGGTATGCGTCGCTCTGGAGGTACACGCCCACGCTACTCTCCGACCTCCAGAgatcggagggcagtgtgggtgtgtccctccagccctccagagctacactgccagaagaggtgagtggaggggacgggacAGGAcgggaaaacagcgtcttcccgccggtgctgttcaCTTCGCGccggtgggaagacgctgctttccaaaaCCTCACTCCTTGAGCGAGGTTGGAAAGTGGCACCTTCGCGCTGCTTGGCCttgcgaactcctccccagggacacagtttttagtgcccctggggtgctgtattccacccgtgcggaacaGCCTCTGTCTCGCCAACAGAGACATCAACAGAGCAGCTCAGCCCTCTTTAATAACAGGCTGTCAGTCAAACACAGTTCAAAGTAGGCAGCAAAGTCACGCTAAAAGTGAGTAATGGATTTTCAAACCAGTGCcagtaaagtaaataaaatacctgtctaaatgtcaggagagaactGTTTAACCGCATCAggagagggactgtggctcagaaGAAGAACTTTTGCTTTGCCCACTGAAGGTCCCAAGATCAGTCCCCTTCGCTGCCATTTAAAAGGAACAGGTAGCATGTAATGTGAGAAACCTCCACCGGGCACCCTGTAGAGCAGttgccaggagtttcccaaagcagagctggcaaccccagctgaGTGGCGGGGTTGTAAACACAAACCGCATCTCCGCCTGTGTCCGCCTCCTCGGTCAACAATTAAAACTTCCCCCAATGATCCAAGATAAGTCAAGGCTGAGGTACAGTCCATATAGGAACCACTACTGAAACAAAGTTCATGTCAGAGTTCAGGCCTGTATGTATTATCCACAAAGGGCTTTGTGAGCAAGTCACAGCTATGAGAcacacccagaagaagaagagtagtttggatttatatcccccctttctctcctgcaggagactcaaagggacttacaatctccttgcccttcccccctcacaacaaacaccctgtgaggtaggtggggctgagagagctccgagaagctgtgactagcccaaggtcacccagctggcatgtgtgggagtgcacaggctaatctgaattccccagataagcctccacagctcaggcggcagagctgcgaatcaaacccggttcctccagattagatacacaagctcttaacctcctatgccactgctgtacacTTCAAGGACACTGGCTGAGCTGAGTGCTTGTTTACATGTAAGAAGCCTCAGGAACAACTGTGGAATGATTAATGCTGCTTCGTTAAAATGATGAATATTATAATTTCTGTAGACTTTAGAAGTGTAAGGTACTACAGGTGGTCATGCCATTTCTGAACCATGAACACCTGTGACCAGAGCATTGGTTCTCTGTGCTTCGTTGCCATCTGTCCTCAGCATCTGCCAACCAGATTGGTGGCTGTGCAGAAGTTCAGAACCTGTGGtagagtttcatttccttctccctTGTGGTCCCTTTTGCATTGCAcaatagaagagttttggatttatatcccccctttctctcctgcaggagactcaaaggggcttacaatctccttgcccttcccccctcacaacaagcactctgtgaggtaagtggggctgagagagctccggaaagctgtgactagcccaaggtcacccagctggcatgtgtgggagtgcacaggctgatctgaattccccagataagcctccacaactcaggcagcagagctgggaatcaaacccggttcctcaagatcagagtgcacctgctcttagccactacaccacagctgctCTTATAGTTGAAATAGATTCTTCCCAACGTGATCAAGGTTGGTTTCATGAAGAACTTTTAAACTGCTGGTTTTATAGTTAATTTTAGTGCCGTTGGATTGTTAATAATGGCAGtctgctttttaattattttttattttttaaaaaatgcctcatAATTAGATTTTGAAAAGAGTAATGAATATAATTTTTAGGAAGTGAACTTTAATTTATATCACAAAGTGTATGTGTCAGTATTCTACTTAGAAACACAACTTAGTTTGAACAAGCACGGTCATGAGTTACTGTTTGTTACTGAAAACCTTCCTCACACACTGTACACTTTGGTATACACATTTACGAGATAAATGGCTGTGAGGTAATAAACCATATGAAACACACACATATGGGGAAAATATGAAGTTACAAGTGTTCAGCAAACAAGCTGTGGTAGAATACTATTTCTACTGTCCAACAACTAGCTGtacatctgattttttaaaatgtttttaatgttttaatattgatgtattgtcgaaggctaacacggcccagaatcaactggctattaaAGGTTTTATGGGCCATGTGGTTGTGGTCTTTTAGTTTTCCTCCTggtgttttgcctgaatctgtggttgacatctatggctggaatcttctccacactgtgc
This window encodes:
- the LOC125443515 gene encoding protocadherin beta-16-like isoform X3 translates to MENSFRIRKGLYLLFLLSLSGVVGVSVRYSLPEEKKSGSLVTNVLEDLKLGPGELSARKAQLVSKSSKHYFQLDTHSGNLFVNERIDREALCDQTEPCLLLSKIALEKPLEIISMEIKIEDVNDNAPKFSKAEFNLQIPEIVPINTRFPLETAQDMDLGGNSVQNYTLSPNENFRLDVQSDEFGSKSVDLVLVKPLDREKESQFGLTLTAVDGGMPQRTGTVIIKVNVLDSNDNFPQFTQSEYKVKLKENSPRGTLVSKVEAKDLDFGTNALISYSFRRVLEKISNLFYLDENTGEITVLGPIDYEKETSYYMNIKATDGGGLSGHCKVMVEIEDENDNAPEISVISISSTVQEDSPLDTVVALFSVTDQDSGDNSRTSCSMETNLPFVLKDSGSNNYQIVTQSPLDREKVPEYNITITATDRGSPRLTSIRTISVKISDINDNPPVFEKVKYEMQLWENNIPGLLMGSVQAVDLDEEQNAQVTYSLVPGNASGAPVASFVSINSETGNLYVLRSLDYEQIKEFQVTVRASDGGSPPLSSEVVVRVVVLDENDNAPFFLYPLQNSSSPCNDLIPKSVEAGYLVSKVVAVDGDSGQNSWLSYELLKATDPSLFSIGAQNGEVKTRRPLTERDTNKQRLIILVRDNGHPPQTSTATLNVLPVDGFSDPYLNIASVSPEASEEDGSLTMHLVICLAAVSFVFLICIIVFVVIKMHKKESSFITALPQFPPVLPEIPETGVDSQSGSLSRAYHYDVCLTGGSLSSEFRFLRPLIPVYSMGDPNCSGNHRISSVSQETPEEVEGRKPSEQARGAVSEDAAARAGGPSCAGNQAITANANIGQNDWLAYQ
- the LOC125443515 gene encoding protocadherin beta-16-like isoform X7, which gives rise to MENSFRIRKGLYLLFLLSLSGVVGVSVRYSLPEEKKSGSLVTNVLEDLKLGPGELSARKAQLVSKSSKHYFQLDTHSGNLFVNERIDREALCDQTEPCLLLSKIALEKPLEIISMEIKIEDVNDNAPKFSKAEFNLQIPEIVPINTRFPLETAQDMDLGGNSVQNYTLSPNENFRLDVQSDEFGSKSVDLVLVKPLDREKESQFGLTLTAVDGGMPQRTGTVIIKVNVLDSNDNFPQFTQSEYKVKLKENSPRGTLVSKVEAKDLDFGTNALISYSFRRVLEKISNLFYLDENTGEITVLGPIDYEKETSYYMNIKATDGGGLSGHCKVMVEIEDENDNAPEISVISISSTVQEDSPLDTVVALFSVTDQDSGDNSRTSCSMETNLPFVLKDSGSNNYQIVTQSPLDREKVPEYNITITATDRGSPRLTSIRTISVKISDINDNPPVFEKVKYEMQLWENNIPGLLMGSVQAVDLDEEQNAQVTYSLVPGNASGAPVASFVSINSETGNLYVLRSLDYEQIKEFQVTVRASDGGSPPLSSEVVVRVVVLDENDNAPFFLYPLQNSSSPCNDLIPKSVEAGYLVSKVVAVDGDSGQNSWLSYELLKATDPSLFSIGAQNGEVKTRRPLTERDTNKQRLIILVRDNGHPPQTSTATLNVLPVDGFSDPYLNIASVSPEASEEDGSLTMHLVICLAAVSFVFLICIIVFVVIKMHKKESSFITALPQFPPVLPEIPETGVDSQSGSLSRAYHYDVCLTGGSLSSEFRFLRPLIPVYSMGDPNCSGNHRISSVSQETPEEVEGRKPSEQRCGTLFDCELR